One stretch of Zingiber officinale cultivar Zhangliang chromosome 6B, Zo_v1.1, whole genome shotgun sequence DNA includes these proteins:
- the LOC121988403 gene encoding probable calcium-binding protein CML7, giving the protein MGKEPTDEQVASMKEAFNLFDTDGDGRIAASELGILMRSLGGNPTQAQLKEIAATEGLTDPFDFPRFLDLMRKYLRPEPFDRQLRDAFRVLDKDSTGKVSVADLRHVLTSIGEKLEPAEFDEWIREVEVGPDGTIQYEDFIVRMVAK; this is encoded by the coding sequence ATGGGGAAGGAGCCGACGGATGAGCAGGTGGCGTCGATGAAGGAGGCCTTCAATCTGTTCGACACCGACGGCGACGGCCGGATCGCCGCGTCGGAGCTTGGCATCCTGATGCGCTCCCTTGGCGGCAACCCGACCCAGGCCCAGCTCAAGGAGATCGCCGCCACCGAGGGCCTTACCGACCCCTTCGACTTCCCCCGATTTCTCGATCTCATGCGCAAGTACCTCCGCCCCGAGCCCTTCGACCGCCAGCTCCGCGATGCCTTTCGCGTCCTCGACAAGGATTCCACCGGCAAAGTCTCCGTTGCTGACCTACGCCACGTACTCACCAGCATCGGCGAGAAACTTGAGCCCGCTGAGTTTGACGAGTGGATCCGCGAGGTGGAGGTCGGCCCCGACGGTACTATCCAATACGAAGACTTCATTGTTCGCATGGTCGCCAAGTGA